From Roseburia hominis, the proteins below share one genomic window:
- the pulA gene encoding type I pullulanase has translation MQVYEYKKYYDSTEFKENYLYQGTDLGVSCKAGRTCFKLWSPLADRVYLNFYEDGEGGRPKTLAMKPEEKGVWSYLEERNLHGTYYDFTIEADGKRVRSADPYAKACSCNGRRSMVVDLKRTGPAGWEEDKAPKKTPEQIIYELHVKDFSYDPASGVPEAYRGKYKAFTVEGTTLEHDGVHPTCLDYLKELGVTHVQLMPVFDFGSVDEAGDAREYNWGYDPLNYNVPEGSYSTDPFSGEVRIRELKELVMALHKNGIRVIMDVVYNHTYSVDSWFSRTAPHYFYRQYEDGTYSDGSACGNDLASEREMCSKYILESVLYWAEEYHMDGFRFDLMGLLNVDLMNEIQCRLNERFGKGEVIIYGEPWRASDTPMREGAIPCLKEHIGELHPDIGVFCDNTRDAIKGHVFYEEVPGFVNGGKELEKDILHSVRAWTDENEEFRARSPRQIVSYVSAHDNLTLWDKLMVTMRPGESFLRRDQEVLRANKMAAAVYFTCQGRLFFLSGEEGARTKMGDSNSFTSSPEVNQLDWKRIYEYEELLTYYRGLIAFRKQMPGLMDKSSRAGERIFERRIPAKGCLQFCVDNRECEKWKVLTVCYNSTDKAQDFQLPPGEWELLVDESSSYIWQTAKREEKARLSSMSVRVFGMREAKEKKRSA, from the coding sequence ATGCAGGTGTACGAATACAAAAAATATTATGATAGCACTGAGTTTAAGGAAAACTATTTGTATCAGGGAACGGATCTGGGAGTGAGCTGCAAAGCGGGAAGAACCTGCTTTAAACTCTGGAGTCCGCTGGCGGATCGCGTATATCTGAATTTTTATGAGGACGGAGAAGGCGGGCGCCCTAAAACTCTGGCCATGAAGCCGGAGGAAAAAGGCGTGTGGTCGTACCTGGAGGAACGTAATCTTCACGGGACCTACTATGATTTTACGATTGAGGCGGACGGGAAACGTGTAAGAAGTGCGGACCCTTATGCAAAAGCCTGCAGCTGCAACGGCAGGAGAAGCATGGTAGTCGATCTTAAACGGACTGGCCCAGCGGGCTGGGAGGAGGATAAGGCTCCGAAAAAAACGCCGGAGCAGATCATCTATGAATTGCACGTCAAGGATTTTTCCTACGATCCTGCGAGCGGGGTTCCGGAGGCGTACAGAGGAAAGTATAAAGCATTTACCGTGGAAGGGACCACGCTGGAACATGACGGCGTCCACCCGACCTGTCTGGATTACTTAAAAGAGCTTGGCGTGACGCACGTACAGCTCATGCCGGTGTTTGATTTTGGTTCGGTCGATGAGGCCGGGGACGCGCGGGAATATAACTGGGGTTATGATCCGCTTAATTATAATGTGCCGGAAGGCTCCTACTCGACCGACCCGTTCTCGGGGGAGGTGCGGATCCGGGAATTAAAGGAGCTGGTCATGGCGCTTCACAAAAACGGGATACGGGTGATCATGGACGTGGTCTACAATCACACCTATTCGGTGGATTCCTGGTTTTCCAGAACGGCGCCGCACTATTTTTACCGCCAGTATGAGGACGGGACCTACTCCGATGGCTCGGCCTGCGGCAATGACCTGGCGAGCGAGAGGGAGATGTGCAGTAAATATATTCTGGAGTCGGTCCTTTACTGGGCAGAGGAGTACCATATGGACGGATTTCGGTTTGATCTGATGGGGCTTTTGAATGTGGATCTGATGAATGAGATTCAGTGCAGGCTTAACGAACGGTTCGGCAAGGGCGAGGTCATCATATACGGGGAACCGTGGAGGGCGTCGGATACGCCGATGAGGGAGGGCGCCATTCCCTGCCTGAAGGAGCATATCGGAGAGCTGCACCCGGATATCGGGGTGTTCTGTGACAACACGCGGGATGCCATCAAGGGCCATGTGTTCTATGAGGAGGTTCCGGGATTTGTAAATGGCGGGAAAGAGCTGGAGAAGGACATTTTGCATTCCGTGCGCGCGTGGACCGATGAAAATGAGGAGTTCCGCGCCAGGTCGCCGCGGCAGATCGTGTCCTATGTCTCCGCGCATGACAACCTGACTTTGTGGGATAAGCTGATGGTGACGATGCGGCCGGGAGAGTCCTTCCTTCGGCGCGACCAGGAGGTCCTGCGGGCAAATAAAATGGCGGCGGCCGTATATTTTACCTGCCAGGGCAGACTTTTCTTCCTTTCCGGGGAGGAAGGGGCCAGAACGAAAATGGGGGACAGCAACAGCTTTACCTCCTCGCCGGAGGTGAATCAGCTGGATTGGAAGCGGATCTATGAGTATGAGGAGCTGCTGACCTATTACCGGGGACTGATCGCGTTTCGGAAGCAGATGCCCGGGCTTATGGATAAGTCGTCCCGGGCGGGCGAGCGGATTTTTGAGAGAAGGATTCCGGCAAAGGGGTGTCTTCAGTTCTGTGTGGACAACAGAGAATGTGAGAAATGGAAGGTGCTCACCGTCTGCTATAACAGTACGGACAAGGCACAGGATTTTCAGCTTCCGCCGGGAGAGTGGGAGCTTTTGGTAGATGAGAGCAGCAGCTATATCTGGCAGACGGCAAAGAGGGAGGAGAAGGCAAGGCTTTCGTCCATGTCTGTCCGTGTGTTCGGTATGCGTGAGGCCAAAGAGAAGAAAAGGAGCGCGTAG
- a CDS encoding sugar ABC transporter permease, with protein MAVKKERSAKRVRIVNNTIVHISLAILAVIWVFPIAWVVLTSFRAEKGSYVSTFLPQSYTLDNYARLFTDTTILNFPKMFANTLFIAICSCLLSTFYVLAVSYCLSRLRFKMRKPYMNMAMVLGLFPGFMSMVAVYFILKALGLSEGGLIRLALVLCYSGGAGLGFQIAKGFFDTIPLAIDEAALIDGCTRWQIFYKITLPLSKPVIVYTVLTAFIGPWVDFIFAKVICRANADYYTVAIGLWRMLEKEYIDSWYTCFAAGAVLISIPIAALFLFMQRYYVNGMAGAVKG; from the coding sequence ATGGCAGTAAAAAAGGAAAGATCCGCAAAACGTGTGCGGATCGTGAATAACACTATTGTACATATTTCGCTGGCAATCCTGGCTGTCATCTGGGTGTTCCCGATTGCCTGGGTCGTGCTGACCAGCTTCAGGGCAGAGAAGGGGTCCTATGTGTCCACCTTCCTTCCTCAGAGCTATACACTTGATAACTACGCAAGACTGTTTACGGACACGACGATCCTGAACTTCCCGAAAATGTTTGCAAACACGCTCTTTATTGCGATTTGCTCCTGCCTGTTATCGACCTTTTACGTGCTGGCTGTCTCTTATTGCCTTTCCAGACTGCGCTTTAAGATGAGAAAGCCGTACATGAATATGGCCATGGTTCTGGGACTGTTCCCGGGCTTTATGTCCATGGTAGCCGTATACTTTATCCTGAAAGCGCTCGGGCTTTCCGAGGGAGGGCTGATCCGGCTGGCACTGGTTCTCTGTTATTCCGGCGGCGCGGGACTTGGATTCCAGATCGCCAAGGGATTCTTTGATACGATCCCGCTGGCCATTGACGAGGCAGCCCTGATCGACGGCTGCACCCGCTGGCAGATCTTCTATAAGATCACGCTGCCGCTCAGCAAGCCGGTGATTGTGTATACGGTCCTGACCGCCTTCATCGGACCGTGGGTGGATTTCATCTTTGCGAAGGTAATCTGCCGTGCAAATGCGGATTACTATACGGTGGCGATCGGTCTTTGGAGAATGCTGGAAAAAGAATACATAGATAGCTGGTATACCTGCTTTGCCGCGGGGGCCGTGTTGATCTCTATACCGATTGCTGCATTGTTCCTGTTTATGCAGAGGTATTATGTAAACGGAATGGCTGGTGCGGTAAAAGGTTAG
- the malQ gene encoding 4-alpha-glucanotransferase yields the protein MKRASGILLPVFSIWSRYGIGAFSKEAYEFVDWLHEAGQSYWQILPLGPTSYGDSPYQSFSTFAGNPYFIDLEQLIEEGVLTEEECEACDFGGKASSGVEKIDYEKLYNERFKLLYKAYERSEIYKNEKFHKFRQENADWLENYALFMAVKNRFGGAAWNEWAEDIRLRWGFALDYYRETCYFEIEFYQYLQFKFFEQWTRLKAYANEKGIRIVGDIPIYVAFDSADAWADPQLFQFDEENLPSAVAGCPPDAFSETGQLWGNPLYRWEYHRQTGYEWWTRRMAHCYKLYDVVRIDHFRGFDEYYSIPFGAETAMEGHWEKGPGMDLFWTLERNLGRREVIAEDLGLMTWSVEKLVADSGYPNMKVLEFAFEPEKETGYLPHDYDKNCVVYTGTHDNDTIVSWYQDLEEEQLELLHAYMDNAGTPADRIHWDMVRLAMMSTANLCMIPIQDYLGLGKEARINQPSTLGCNWKWRLGRESLTPELLKRIRDLTKISFRLPPKEERL from the coding sequence ATGAAAAGAGCGAGCGGCATATTGTTGCCGGTTTTTAGTATATGGTCCCGCTATGGAATCGGGGCATTTTCCAAAGAAGCATATGAATTCGTAGACTGGCTTCATGAGGCGGGGCAGTCCTATTGGCAGATATTGCCCCTTGGGCCTACAAGCTACGGGGATTCGCCGTATCAGTCGTTTTCCACGTTTGCCGGGAACCCGTATTTTATCGATCTGGAGCAGCTGATCGAGGAAGGCGTGCTGACGGAGGAAGAGTGCGAGGCGTGCGACTTTGGAGGGAAGGCGAGTTCAGGCGTAGAAAAAATTGACTATGAAAAACTTTATAATGAGCGTTTTAAGTTGCTTTATAAGGCGTATGAGCGAAGCGAGATCTACAAAAATGAGAAATTCCACAAGTTCCGGCAGGAAAATGCGGATTGGCTGGAGAACTATGCCTTGTTTATGGCGGTAAAGAACCGGTTCGGCGGAGCGGCATGGAACGAGTGGGCCGAGGATATCCGCCTCAGATGGGGCTTTGCGCTGGATTACTACAGAGAGACCTGCTATTTTGAAATCGAATTTTATCAGTATTTGCAGTTCAAGTTTTTTGAGCAGTGGACCAGATTAAAGGCCTACGCCAATGAGAAGGGAATCCGCATTGTGGGGGATATCCCGATCTATGTGGCGTTTGACAGCGCAGACGCATGGGCAGACCCGCAGCTATTCCAGTTTGACGAAGAGAATCTTCCGTCAGCGGTCGCCGGGTGTCCGCCCGATGCATTTTCCGAGACCGGGCAGTTGTGGGGGAATCCACTTTACCGCTGGGAGTATCACAGGCAGACAGGGTATGAATGGTGGACCAGGCGAATGGCACACTGCTATAAGCTCTACGATGTGGTCCGGATCGATCATTTCCGCGGGTTTGATGAGTATTATTCCATTCCCTTCGGCGCCGAAACTGCGATGGAAGGGCACTGGGAGAAGGGGCCGGGCATGGATTTGTTCTGGACATTGGAGAGAAATCTCGGCAGGCGTGAAGTGATCGCAGAAGACTTGGGACTTATGACCTGGTCGGTGGAGAAGCTGGTGGCGGACAGCGGATACCCGAACATGAAGGTATTGGAATTCGCATTTGAACCGGAGAAGGAGACGGGATACCTGCCGCATGACTATGACAAGAATTGTGTGGTCTATACGGGAACGCATGATAATGATACGATCGTGTCCTGGTATCAGGATCTGGAGGAGGAGCAGTTAGAATTGCTGCACGCGTATATGGATAACGCGGGCACTCCTGCGGACAGGATTCATTGGGATATGGTTCGTCTGGCGATGATGAGTACGGCAAATTTGTGTATGATTCCGATTCAGGATTATCTGGGGCTGGGAAAGGAAGCGAGGATCAATCAGCCGTCTACGCTGGGCTGTAACTGGAAATGGAGGCTTGGGCGGGAAAGCCTGACGCCGGAGCTGCTTAAGAGGATCAGAGATCTGACGAAGATCAGCTTCCGGCTGCCGCCTAAGGAGGAGCGATTATGA
- a CDS encoding amylo-alpha-1,6-glucosidase: MKFIYGKQDFTTLARGQENCYLLTNGLGGFSSATIIGSNSRNDHAFLMGCTEAPNHRYNLIHRLEECLERDDACICLSSQEYADSGQNERGYRNLSSFTFEDYPQWTYDVDGVTIVKEMAMKQGANLVAVRYEIENRTQNDVTFCVTPHLQFVPKGTQMAREKRFEMTPDSISSDGIQVYFKTNGKLRQIPPRVIENLYYAYDACDGRPAYGRTYVNHRIEKRVRAGKAGKLEIIYSMEGIETNAASVLKEAKAYREGLADASHLRHEMARMLAKSANQFVARRDSTGGKTMLAGYPFFEDWGRDTMIAIAGCCITTGQTKTAKSILRTFAAYCKNGLMPNLFPEGGNAPQYNTADAALLFINAVYLYFEKTKDLSFVGEMWGVMREIISYYKEGTLYGIHMDEDGLILAGGNLDQVTWMDVRVGQILPTPRHGKPVEINAYWYNALCIMEQFGPLLGERTEYKVLAAQVKESFREKFWNPAARCLKDVISGTAADEQIRCNQIWAVSMPFSALDEEQARQVVDTVFEKLYTPCGLRTLEKSDPQFCKAYKGEQIKRDLAYHQGTVWVFPLGAYYLAYLKTHGYSREAREEVERRLESMECALREGCVGQLPEIYDGEVPGFSRGCFAQAWSVGEILRVYEAMERYEV, encoded by the coding sequence ATGAAATTCATCTATGGGAAGCAGGATTTTACGACGCTAGCGCGGGGGCAGGAGAACTGCTATCTGCTGACCAATGGTCTGGGCGGCTTTTCTTCGGCGACGATCATCGGGTCTAATTCCAGGAATGACCATGCATTTTTGATGGGGTGCACCGAAGCGCCGAACCACCGGTATAATCTGATCCACCGTCTGGAGGAATGCCTTGAGAGGGATGACGCCTGCATCTGCCTTTCCAGCCAGGAATATGCAGATAGCGGGCAAAATGAAAGAGGCTACCGAAACTTAAGCAGTTTTACGTTTGAGGATTATCCACAGTGGACCTATGATGTGGACGGGGTGACGATCGTAAAAGAGATGGCGATGAAACAGGGGGCTAACCTTGTGGCCGTGCGGTATGAAATCGAGAACCGGACGCAAAATGATGTGACGTTTTGCGTGACGCCGCATCTGCAATTTGTCCCGAAGGGGACACAAATGGCCCGGGAAAAACGGTTCGAGATGACCCCGGATTCGATTTCTTCCGATGGAATTCAGGTGTATTTTAAGACGAATGGTAAGCTGCGGCAGATTCCGCCAAGAGTGATCGAGAATCTTTACTACGCCTACGATGCGTGTGATGGAAGGCCGGCGTATGGAAGGACTTACGTGAATCATCGGATAGAAAAACGAGTGAGGGCAGGAAAGGCCGGAAAACTGGAAATTATATATAGCATGGAAGGGATTGAAACGAATGCAGCTTCGGTTCTTAAGGAGGCAAAAGCGTACCGCGAGGGGCTTGCCGACGCGTCACATCTGCGGCACGAGATGGCAAGAATGCTGGCGAAGAGTGCGAACCAGTTTGTGGCCCGCCGGGATTCTACCGGAGGGAAGACGATGCTGGCGGGTTATCCGTTCTTTGAGGACTGGGGAAGGGATACCATGATCGCGATTGCGGGCTGCTGTATCACCACCGGACAGACTAAGACGGCGAAAAGTATTCTTCGGACCTTTGCCGCATATTGTAAAAATGGGCTGATGCCGAATCTGTTTCCGGAAGGCGGGAATGCGCCGCAGTACAATACGGCCGATGCGGCGCTTTTGTTCATCAATGCCGTGTACCTTTATTTTGAGAAAACCAAAGACCTGTCCTTCGTGGGAGAAATGTGGGGCGTCATGCGGGAGATTATTTCCTATTATAAGGAAGGAACTCTGTACGGAATCCATATGGACGAGGACGGGTTGATACTGGCGGGAGGGAATCTGGATCAGGTGACCTGGATGGACGTGCGGGTCGGTCAGATCCTGCCGACACCGCGGCACGGGAAGCCGGTGGAAATCAATGCCTATTGGTACAATGCTCTCTGCATCATGGAGCAGTTTGGACCGCTCCTGGGGGAGCGGACGGAGTATAAAGTTCTGGCCGCGCAGGTAAAAGAGAGTTTTCGGGAGAAATTCTGGAATCCTGCCGCAAGATGCCTGAAAGATGTGATTTCCGGGACAGCGGCAGACGAACAGATCCGCTGTAACCAGATTTGGGCCGTGTCCATGCCTTTTTCTGCTTTGGACGAGGAGCAGGCAAGGCAGGTGGTGGATACGGTATTTGAAAAGCTCTACACACCCTGCGGGCTTCGGACCCTGGAAAAAAGTGATCCGCAGTTCTGCAAGGCTTACAAAGGAGAGCAGATAAAGCGGGACCTGGCGTACCATCAGGGAACCGTGTGGGTATTTCCCCTGGGAGCGTACTATCTGGCCTATCTGAAAACACATGGATATTCCAGGGAAGCGCGGGAAGAAGTAGAGCGCCGGCTTGAAAGCATGGAATGTGCTCTGCGGGAAGGCTGCGTGGGGCAGCTACCGGAGATTTATGACGGGGAAGTGCCCGGGTTTTCGCGCGGGTGTTTTGCACAGGCGTGGAGTGTAGGGGAAATCCTGCGGGTATATGAGGCGATGGAACGGTATGAGGTATAA
- a CDS encoding helix-turn-helix transcriptional regulator: MNYYNIEILFDERKRVGANLFEIIKEKGYTKISFSKAAGISRPTLNHLFEGEINSVTTFEKHIEKVRAVLGIGEQELMVERCGEQPILTAAFSCNELEKCIPNRNEREMFEILKGLLNLCDFYY; this comes from the coding sequence ATGAATTACTATAATATAGAAATATTATTTGACGAACGAAAGCGGGTAGGAGCGAATCTATTTGAAATTATCAAGGAAAAGGGATATACAAAGATTTCTTTTTCAAAGGCAGCAGGTATTAGCCGTCCGACACTTAACCACTTGTTTGAAGGCGAAATCAACAGTGTGACCACATTTGAGAAGCATATAGAAAAAGTGCGGGCGGTTTTGGGGATTGGAGAGCAGGAGCTGATGGTAGAAAGGTGCGGCGAACAGCCGATACTTACGGCAGCGTTTTCATGCAATGAGCTGGAGAAGTGTATACCTAATAGAAATGAGAGAGAAATGTTTGAAATCCTAAAGGGGTTACTTAATCTTTGTGATTTTTATTATTAA
- a CDS encoding putative ABC transporter permease: MSYTGYELLWLFFAYSFAGWVLETLFAAGRQKQFVNRGLINGPVCVIYGTAAVLMTIGLSGLGGTWIFLGGVIYATALEWSAGHLIAHFYHERWWNYSEMKWNLDGYIAAPMSLLWGMLGYISVKWGNPLLTAMYRLIPGLIREILLWALVVILAVDALATCILLIGKSGRMDRWEAVDSQFANVAARLGKWISGNVEARIHKAYQTIERIEEEEKEGTFAEGCGFYKVVMLFFVGAFLGDITETIFCRVTAGVWMSRSSVVWGPFSIVWGLAIASVTAMLYKYKDRSDSFLFWIGTLLGGAYEYFCSVFTELVFGTVFWDYSDIPFNLGGRINLLYCFFWGIAAVVWFKRLYPIVSRAIEKLPVLWGKLLTWGLIVFMSCNIVVSCMALVRYDERGRGIEAKSGWQEWVDMHYDDEKMDRIYPNAKTVE, translated from the coding sequence ATGAGTTACACAGGATATGAGCTTTTGTGGTTGTTTTTTGCGTATTCCTTTGCCGGGTGGGTACTTGAGACTTTGTTTGCCGCGGGCAGGCAGAAGCAGTTCGTGAACAGAGGATTGATCAATGGTCCGGTATGTGTAATTTATGGTACGGCGGCTGTTCTTATGACGATTGGTCTAAGCGGCCTTGGTGGAACCTGGATTTTCCTGGGAGGCGTGATTTATGCGACGGCGTTGGAATGGAGCGCCGGACATTTGATTGCGCATTTTTACCATGAGCGATGGTGGAATTATTCCGAAATGAAATGGAATCTGGACGGCTATATCGCAGCGCCTATGTCACTGCTCTGGGGCATGTTGGGCTACATCAGTGTGAAATGGGGGAATCCGCTGCTTACTGCTATGTACAGACTTATTCCGGGGCTAATCCGTGAAATTCTTCTATGGGCGCTGGTCGTGATCCTGGCGGTAGATGCATTGGCAACGTGTATTTTACTCATCGGAAAGAGCGGAAGAATGGACCGCTGGGAGGCAGTGGACAGCCAGTTCGCAAATGTGGCCGCACGCCTTGGAAAATGGATATCCGGGAATGTGGAAGCTCGTATTCATAAGGCGTATCAGACCATAGAGCGGATAGAGGAAGAGGAAAAAGAAGGAACGTTTGCGGAGGGCTGCGGATTCTACAAGGTCGTGATGTTGTTTTTTGTGGGAGCATTTCTGGGGGATATTACGGAGACGATATTCTGCAGGGTGACAGCCGGAGTCTGGATGAGCAGAAGCAGCGTGGTGTGGGGACCGTTCAGTATTGTCTGGGGACTGGCCATTGCGAGTGTGACGGCAATGCTGTATAAGTATAAGGATCGGTCCGATAGTTTCCTTTTCTGGATCGGGACCCTTTTGGGTGGTGCGTATGAGTATTTTTGCAGTGTTTTTACGGAGCTTGTGTTTGGAACGGTATTTTGGGATTACAGCGATATCCCGTTCAACCTGGGAGGAAGAATTAATCTGCTCTATTGTTTTTTCTGGGGCATTGCGGCTGTCGTGTGGTTCAAGCGGCTGTATCCGATCGTATCTCGTGCGATTGAAAAACTGCCGGTGCTGTGGGGAAAACTTTTGACATGGGGACTGATCGTGTTCATGAGCTGTAATATTGTAGTGTCTTGTATGGCGCTGGTGCGGTATGACGAGAGAGGGAGAGGGATAGAAGCAAAGTCCGGGTGGCAGGAATGGGTAGATATGCATTATGACGATGAGAAGATGGATAGGATTTATCCGAATGCTAAGACGGTGGAGTAG
- a CDS encoding sugar ABC transporter permease has protein sequence MGIFKKKVNDFPTPYTVKAAVADGGVDTRLSLLVMGLGNIMHKQVAKGIMFLAVEIMYIVFMVTNGFHCLAMLPSLGSVEQQEVWDETLQIYEYTQGDNSVLILLYGVATVMLTLLMVWIWCGTVKSGYKAKCLEKEGKHVNTFMEDVKTLGHENVHRLLMTPSLTFIFGLTVLPLIFMICMAFTNYSKIGNHLVLFDWVGLDNFKALFDSSSILGSTFWSVLVWTLVWAFFATFTNYIFGMILAIVINRDGTKAKGFWRFCFVLSCAVPSFVSLLIMRTMLQPNGAVNVLLRNMGWIAADSALPFFTDPLWAKVTVIVINIWVGVPYTLLQLTGVLQNIPTELYEAARVDGANALQIFSKITLPYMLFVTTPYLIATFTGNVNNFNIIYLLSGGDPVVDLSSTAGSTDLLVTWLYKLTIDKQYYNIGAVIGILTFIILAVGALVTYRNSKSYKDEEGF, from the coding sequence ATGGGAATATTTAAAAAGAAAGTAAATGATTTTCCGACTCCTTATACGGTGAAGGCCGCAGTCGCCGACGGGGGGGTTGATACCAGACTCTCTTTGTTGGTCATGGGACTGGGAAATATCATGCATAAACAGGTTGCAAAGGGAATCATGTTCCTTGCAGTGGAAATTATGTACATCGTATTTATGGTAACGAACGGATTTCATTGCCTGGCCATGCTGCCGTCGCTTGGAAGTGTTGAGCAGCAGGAGGTATGGGATGAGACGCTGCAGATCTACGAATATACGCAGGGGGATAATTCGGTACTGATCCTTCTGTATGGCGTGGCGACCGTGATGCTGACCCTGCTTATGGTATGGATCTGGTGTGGCACCGTAAAAAGCGGATACAAGGCAAAATGTCTGGAAAAAGAGGGCAAGCATGTCAATACTTTTATGGAAGATGTGAAAACGCTGGGACATGAGAATGTGCACCGCCTGTTGATGACTCCGTCGCTGACCTTCATTTTCGGACTTACGGTATTGCCGCTGATCTTCATGATCTGTATGGCGTTTACCAACTACAGCAAGATCGGCAACCACCTGGTACTGTTTGACTGGGTCGGACTTGACAATTTTAAGGCGCTGTTCGATTCTTCCAGTATCCTGGGAAGTACTTTCTGGTCCGTACTGGTCTGGACGCTTGTGTGGGCGTTCTTCGCGACCTTTACGAACTACATATTCGGTATGATCCTGGCTATCGTGATCAACCGTGACGGGACAAAGGCAAAAGGCTTCTGGCGTTTCTGCTTCGTGCTTTCCTGTGCGGTACCGTCCTTTGTATCCCTTCTGATCATGCGGACGATGCTGCAGCCAAATGGAGCGGTGAACGTACTCCTTAGAAACATGGGCTGGATCGCAGCCGACAGCGCACTACCGTTCTTTACGGATCCTCTGTGGGCGAAGGTGACAGTCATCGTGATCAATATCTGGGTAGGCGTACCGTATACGCTTCTGCAGTTGACGGGCGTACTCCAGAATATTCCGACAGAGCTTTACGAGGCGGCCCGGGTGGACGGCGCGAATGCGCTTCAGATTTTCTCAAAGATCACGCTGCCGTATATGCTGTTCGTGACGACGCCGTACCTGATCGCTACCTTTACCGGAAATGTAAATAACTTTAACATTATTTACCTGCTTTCCGGAGGAGACCCGGTCGTGGATCTGTCATCGACGGCAGGAAGCACGGACCTTTTGGTTACCTGGCTCTACAAGCTGACCATCGACAAGCAGTATTACAATATCGGTGCGGTCATCGGTATTTTGACCTTTATTATCCTTGCGGTCGGCGCGCTTGTTACCTATCGCAACAGTAAATCTTACAAAGACGAGGAGGGATTCTAG
- a CDS encoding branched-chain amino acid transporter permease: MTISQQMITIGVIVLGTALTRFLPFLLFPAGKPTPEYIKYLGRVLPSAVFGLLVVYCLKNVHVLSGSHGIPELISIVVVVGLHMWKRQMLLSIAGGTICYMLLVQTIFIS; this comes from the coding sequence ATGACGATATCGCAGCAGATGATTACAATCGGGGTAATTGTACTCGGCACGGCCCTTACCCGTTTCCTGCCTTTTTTGCTTTTTCCGGCGGGAAAGCCAACCCCGGAGTACATAAAATATTTGGGAAGAGTACTGCCGTCGGCAGTATTTGGACTTTTGGTGGTGTACTGTCTGAAGAATGTGCATGTTTTGTCGGGCAGTCACGGGATACCGGAACTGATTTCCATCGTAGTTGTGGTGGGATTACATATGTGGAAAAGACAGATGCTTCTTTCGATTGCCGGGGGAACAATCTGCTATATGCTGCTGGTACAGACGATTTTTATTTCATAG
- a CDS encoding HAD family hydrolase, whose product MRYKNVVFDLYGTLVDIHTDEKSKELWKKMARLYREYGAAYQPRAMQKEFEERIREKQRCADEIQIEEVFAELFFRKQVQIEGEELLDICKKFREYSTEYIRLYPGVHGLLAGLRGQGRKIYLLSNAQRVFTAHELSGLDIGKYFDGILLSSDYGVKKPNLRFFEALFVEYGLEPEECLMIGNDETCDIGGGNRASMGTLYLHTNLSPEYRGRQAADRAVMSGFSSCQAYLSDRPVDGHLGIEILLAVIEEMEREMV is encoded by the coding sequence ATGAGGTATAAAAATGTGGTATTTGATCTGTATGGAACCCTGGTGGATATTCATACAGATGAAAAAAGCAAGGAATTATGGAAAAAAATGGCGCGGCTTTACCGCGAATACGGGGCAGCGTATCAGCCCCGGGCGATGCAGAAGGAGTTTGAAGAACGGATCCGTGAAAAACAGCGGTGTGCAGATGAGATTCAGATTGAGGAAGTATTTGCGGAGTTATTTTTCCGGAAACAGGTGCAGATAGAGGGGGAGGAGCTTCTTGATATCTGTAAAAAGTTCCGGGAATATTCGACGGAGTATATCCGGCTGTATCCGGGAGTACATGGGCTGCTTGCGGGGCTTCGGGGACAGGGCAGAAAAATCTATCTGCTCTCCAATGCACAAAGAGTGTTTACGGCTCATGAACTGAGCGGGCTGGATATCGGGAAATATTTTGACGGTATTTTGCTTTCTTCTGATTATGGGGTGAAGAAACCGAACCTCCGATTTTTCGAGGCGTTGTTTGTGGAGTACGGCTTAGAGCCGGAAGAGTGCCTGATGATCGGAAATGATGAGACGTGCGATATCGGAGGAGGAAACAGAGCCAGTATGGGGACACTTTACCTGCATACGAATCTGTCGCCGGAGTATCGGGGAAGGCAGGCTGCGGACCGCGCGGTGATGAGCGGATTTTCGAGTTGCCAGGCATACCTAAGTGACCGTCCGGTGGACGGTCATCTCGGTATAGAAATATTGCTTGCGGTGATTGAGGAGATGGAGAGGGAAATGGTGTGA